GCGAATCGCTGGCAAAGCAGATGCAGAACTATTTGCTATACCATACCGAAACAGCCCAACAAAAATGGATGTAAAACAGTAAGCTAATGCTTAGCCTAAACGGTTTCAACAAATAAACAGCACACCAACAATTCCCAGCATCCGTTTTCAAACGAGTTCCAAAACACGGGCGCGCATTAAATCAAACAGAAATACCTTATGAAAGAGCGAACTAAATTCCTCGCGCTGAATTTTATTTAACAGGTTTATGTTTTTATCGGCCCGTAAACAATCGGTAGTAATAAGCAACCAGTATTTATCGAGTTTTTGCTTTTGATACAAACGCAATTTTTCATCTTTTTTTGCAATGGCCTTTCTAATATCGTCAACCACATTAGTTGAAATTCCCAGATTATTTGATCGTTCCCATACCGACGCTTCAAGTCCTGAATGGCCGGCTATCATAATTTGCTTAATCCCCTGAGGCAAATTACCGCCGTTTAACGTTTGATTAAAAAAGGGTTGCCTACCCCTGTTCTCAATTGCTGAACGGATAAGTGAAACGGTTTGGGAACGTATCACCAATTCGCTTGCCGGATTAATTCCATTATGCTGATTGAATAAAAACTTGACAAACAGTTTTCGGTCGTTCCCGAATTCAAAATGTTCGCGCATGGAATCTACCAGTTCTTCGTGGAAAGTGTTTTTAGCTTTATCTGCAGCTGAAATTTCTACCGCATTTGCCGGGTTCAAACGTGTAAGCTCGATCCCGATGCGCTGTTTGTTTTTTAATTTAACTAAAAAGTCGGGAGATTCAGAAGCAGTAATTCTCCCTTTCGGAAAATCGGAATAACACTTCCTGAAATAATTAACGAGTAAAACCTCCAGTTGCTTTTTAATTTCCTGCATCGGGTATTTTATTATTGCTTTGGGGTGGTTTTTTGCATCAGTTCAAAAAGGTCGTGTACAATGGCATCCCTATTAAAATTTTGCCAGTAAATAATTTTGTTGGGATTGCCGGGCACATCCACCCAGCTGTTACCAAGCAGTTTTGGCGCTGGTATTTCAACTTTTTCGCCCCAGCTTTCGTTTTTCAAAACGGCCAGTACAACCATATCAAATAAGGCGCGCGATGGCGGGTTGCCATACATTTCTGCTTCGGCAAAAAGATTGGCCGAATAATCGCCAAAGCGGTTAAATTCGCCGCCATGCCTGCCAATAATGGTGTTGTCGGACACCGGGCCTTTTCCCCGCATATGTTGCTCAATTTCGTCGGGCACAACAGAAACTGCCGAAGTACCCGACGGAGCTCCGTAGCGCACCGTAACCATCTCAAAATCCACACCCGATTCAACAACCGGATTTACTGCTGTTGTATCGTTATCCAGGTTATATTCTCCGGGGTCGGGATAATTGCCCCCCAGCCAAACCACACGCACTTTATCAATAATGCGCGGTTCTTTTAAAATAGCCAGGGCAATATTGGTGAGTTTTCCCACCGGCGCTAGCACTAATTTTTCATCTTGCATTTTCAAGGCTTCTGCAATAATAAAATCAACTGCCGGCTGACCGTCAAATCCATTTTCTGAAATGTATGGGGCAATTTCCGCATAGCTTTTATCTGCCCCCATAAACAAAGGTACCTGCCCTTCTTTATTAAACAGTTTTATAATCCGTTCGGCTTCGTCGTATTGCCCCTGAATTCCGTAACCATTGCGGGTATTATTTACCGTAACGCCAACAACATCAAAAACAGCATCGTTTAAAAATGCGTAAGCCAGGGCGTGTTGATCATCCAGCTCGTTATTGGCATCAGTATCAATCAGTACTTTCATTTTAGCCAGTGAGGTATCTTTTTGGATGGAAACACACGAGCAAACAAGAACAGGAACAAGCATTACGAGAATCAATTTCGAAACCATTTTTTTAATTTTTCAGGTTATTTTCGGGCTAATCAAAGATAGAAAAATAC
Above is a genomic segment from uncultured Draconibacterium sp. containing:
- a CDS encoding nucleoside hydrolase, which produces MVSKLILVMLVPVLVCSCVSIQKDTSLAKMKVLIDTDANNELDDQHALAYAFLNDAVFDVVGVTVNNTRNGYGIQGQYDEAERIIKLFNKEGQVPLFMGADKSYAEIAPYISENGFDGQPAVDFIIAEALKMQDEKLVLAPVGKLTNIALAILKEPRIIDKVRVVWLGGNYPDPGEYNLDNDTTAVNPVVESGVDFEMVTVRYGAPSGTSAVSVVPDEIEQHMRGKGPVSDNTIIGRHGGEFNRFGDYSANLFAEAEMYGNPPSRALFDMVVLAVLKNESWGEKVEIPAPKLLGNSWVDVPGNPNKIIYWQNFNRDAIVHDLFELMQKTTPKQ